In Anaerolineae bacterium, the following are encoded in one genomic region:
- a CDS encoding glycosyltransferase family 4 protein, with protein MSRTKKVVILTSIHPPFDVRIYQHQARTLADEGYEVSLMGTNIHAHKTSEGIFVTGVPQPKGKLGRLFNWLEFFKIALAQKADVYHFHDPDLLLVGLFLQLFSRRPVVYDCHEAYWEVIQEREWVPKLLRPLAGFMYNLLEYLVTRFLAAVVIASPGQQIHLPDAILIRNLPRLENFALPKQANRNPTQLIYLGLLAHERGIEDLIEACRLLLKERDVKIFLVGGVADKKTGSAIDQLIPAYGLDESIKYLGVVTYSEGVELLTQSSIGLIPFRATPALCRAIPVKMFEYMACGLPIVATDLPLTAAVVKEVNCGLIVPPANPCLIAEAIAYLLDHPQEARKMGENGRQAVLERYNWESEAKKLLDLYAFLLT; from the coding sequence ATGAGTCGCACTAAAAAAGTAGTCATTCTCACCTCCATTCACCCTCCCTTTGATGTCCGAATTTATCAACACCAGGCCAGAACTTTGGCCGATGAGGGGTATGAAGTAAGCCTGATGGGCACCAATATTCACGCTCATAAAACTTCCGAGGGAATTTTTGTTACTGGTGTCCCCCAACCCAAGGGGAAATTGGGCCGGTTGTTCAATTGGTTGGAATTTTTCAAGATTGCGTTGGCTCAGAAGGCAGATGTCTATCATTTTCACGATCCTGATCTTTTGCTTGTGGGTCTATTCCTACAATTGTTTAGCCGAAGGCCCGTTGTTTATGATTGCCACGAAGCCTATTGGGAAGTTATCCAAGAGCGGGAATGGGTCCCAAAGTTGTTACGGCCCCTGGCGGGTTTTATGTATAACCTCCTGGAGTATTTGGTTACCAGGTTTTTAGCCGCGGTGGTTATCGCCAGCCCAGGCCAGCAAATTCATCTTCCTGACGCTATATTGATCAGAAACCTTCCAAGGTTGGAAAACTTTGCCTTACCAAAACAAGCCAACAGAAATCCCACCCAGCTTATCTACCTTGGTCTGCTGGCGCATGAACGCGGCATAGAGGATTTGATCGAAGCCTGCCGGTTACTGCTCAAAGAGAGAGATGTAAAAATTTTCCTGGTTGGCGGCGTTGCCGATAAAAAAACCGGCTCGGCCATTGACCAACTCATCCCGGCTTATGGTCTGGACGAGTCCATAAAGTATTTGGGCGTAGTCACTTATTCTGAGGGCGTTGAGTTGTTAACCCAATCGTCAATAGGGCTTATTCCCTTTAGAGCGACCCCGGCTCTTTGCCGGGCAATTCCGGTAAAGATGTTTGAATATATGGCCTGTGGCCTACCCATTGTGGCTACCGATTTGCCTCTCACTGCGGCTGTGGTCAAGGAAGTTAATTGCGGGCTGATTGTGCCGCCTGCCAATCCTTGTTTGATTGCCGAAGCCATTGCCTACTTGCTCGATCACCCCCAGGAAGCGCGTAAAATGGGCGAAAATGGACGGCAAGCGGTGTTGGAAAGGTATAACTGGGAGAGTGAGGCTAAAAAACTACTAGATCTTTACGCTTTTTTATTAACGTGA
- a CDS encoding glycosyltransferase family 2 protein has translation MNDQTPFVSLIVPMRNEAAHIRRCLDSILSQDYPLACLEVLVIDGQSTDNAGMIVADYAAKYPHLRLLQNPKKIIPAAWNIGIRHAQGQIVGMVNAHSMLAPDYVKECVAALRRSGAAGVGGVMHPVGQGYVSQAIALALGHPFSAGDARYRYSRQEAFVDTVPLGVYWRKIFERAGFFDEAMVRNEDFEFNYRVRQSGGKLFLSPAIRFYYIPRSSLRALWRQYFQNGRWKVVTVQKHPASLRWRQTIPPLFVGLLFGSLLLTVFWPIVFWLFIFGLGCYLLTNLVVSIILSAQNGWRYWPILPLVFAVIHFAWGLGFWYGVVTIPIRFRLDNAIQNR, from the coding sequence ATGAATGATCAAACACCTTTTGTTTCCCTGATAGTCCCTATGCGGAATGAGGCTGCTCACATCCGGCGCTGTTTGGATAGTATCCTTAGCCAGGATTATCCCCTGGCTTGCCTGGAAGTGTTGGTGATTGATGGACAATCCACGGACAACGCCGGCATGATTGTGGCTGATTATGCCGCCAAATACCCTCACCTGCGCTTATTACAGAATCCAAAAAAAATTATTCCGGCGGCCTGGAATATCGGCATCCGGCATGCGCAGGGACAAATTGTGGGGATGGTGAACGCGCACAGTATGTTGGCCCCTGATTACGTTAAAGAATGTGTGGCTGCCTTGCGCCGTAGCGGCGCAGCCGGAGTGGGCGGGGTTATGCATCCGGTTGGCCAGGGTTATGTGAGCCAGGCGATTGCGTTGGCTTTGGGCCATCCATTCAGCGCCGGTGATGCGCGTTACCGCTACTCCCGGCAGGAAGCTTTTGTGGATACGGTGCCTCTGGGGGTGTATTGGCGTAAGATTTTTGAGCGGGCGGGTTTTTTTGACGAAGCCATGGTGCGCAATGAAGATTTTGAATTCAACTACCGCGTGCGACAATCAGGCGGGAAATTGTTTCTATCGCCGGCCATCCGTTTTTATTACATTCCGCGTTCTTCTTTGCGGGCCTTGTGGCGCCAATATTTCCAGAACGGCCGCTGGAAAGTGGTCACCGTGCAAAAACACCCCGCTTCTCTGCGCTGGCGACAAACAATACCGCCTCTTTTTGTCGGCCTTCTTTTTGGCAGCTTGCTGCTGACCGTTTTTTGGCCCATTGTTTTTTGGCTGTTTATATTTGGGCTGGGTTGTTATTTGTTGACCAACCTGGTGGTGAGCATCATCCTTTCTGCGCAAAACGGTTGGCGTTATTGGCCCATTTTACCCCTTGTTTTTGCCGTTATCCATTTTGCCTGGGGTTTAGGCTTTTGGTATGGAGTGGTAACAATTCCTATCAGGTTCAGGCTGGATAACGCCATTCAAAACCGGTGA